A stretch of DNA from Candidatus Bipolaricaulota bacterium:
TGACGCGGCAGGCGCGGAGGAGCTCGATGAGGAACTCGGGCTGGGCGAGCGGCTCGCCCCCGGAGAAGGTGACGCCGCCGCCGGACCCATCGAAGAACGTCCGGTCGCGCTCGATCTCGGCGACGAGCCATTCAACCGTAACCTCCCGCCCGACCGTCTCCAGCGCGTCGCTCGGACAGGCATCGACGCAGCGGCCACAGGAATCGCACCTTTCCCGGTCGAGCGCGATCACCCCGGTGGGAAGCGAAAGCGCCCCATGGGGGCATGCGGGAAGGCAGCTTCCGCAGCCGATGCAGCGAGCCGGACGGACGAACATCTCCGGTGTGAACTTTTTCCCCTCGGGATTGTGACACCACGGACAGGCGAGCGGACACCCCTTGAAGAAAACGGTCGTGCGGATCCCGGGCCCGTCGTGCACCGCGAACCGCTTGATGTCGAATATCATCCCCGTGGCCAACCCGCATCCCCTTACCCCAAGTTTAGCGGGATGATATCGCCATCATCCGCGGTCAACAACGGAATGCGCTTCCGAGGAGACATTCAAACAAGCGACCTCGTCGTCTGAGACTGGGCAGGGACGGGAGCTTATCCCTCCTGGTGAAGAAGGGAGAGAACTTAACGCGGCACTTCAGCGTGCAGTACGAGCAACGCAACTACGTCATCATCGCCTTTTCGTATTCATCCAACAGGGAATCGATGAGTTCGTGGACCGAGGTGATCTTCTCCACCCGGTAGGCGTTAGCGCCGGCAAAGGCGAATCCATCGCTCAGCTTTCCTTTCTTGGCGTTGGTCAATGCGCGCGCGATGCAGTAGGGAGATGTCCGGTAGTCGCATGTCTTGAGGCACTTCCACGGACACTCAAACGGCTTCTTGATCCCCCGCGCTACATCATCGAGAAAATCATTGCGTATCGCTCTTCCCGGGAGCCCGACCGGGCTGTCGATTATCACCAAATCATCCTTTCTGCATTTAAGATACATCTCTTTAAACGCGGGAGAGGCATCGCATTCGTAGGTGGCGACGAACCTGGTCGCCATCTGCACCCCTTGTGCGCCTAAGCGCATGAACCTGGCGATGTCCGCTCCGGTGAATATGCCTCCTGCAGCGATAACCGGGATCTCCTTGCCGAACTGCTGCGCGAACGGCTCTATCGTTTCGATGACCGCAGGTACGAGTTTCTCCAGCGCATAGTTGGGGTCGTCGATCTCCTCCTTCTTGAATCCGAGATGCCCCCCAGCCAGCGGCCCCTCCACGACCACTGCATCGGGGACATGTTGATACCGTTTTGCCCAATGCTGGAATATGATCCTTGCCGCTCGTCCAGAAGACACAATCGGAACGATCTTTGTGCGAGCCTGCTGCAGCCTCTCCAGTGACAGCGTCTTGGGAAGCTTGAGCAAAAGCCCCGCTCCGAGGAAGAGGAGGTCCGCTCCTTCGTCCACGGCCACCTTTACGAGATCATCGTAATCGGAGAGGGCGAGCATGATGTTCACCCCGATGACCCCGTCAGACAAGTCTCTTGCTCTCCGCAACTCCTTACTCAGAGCCCTCTTGTTGGCCTCGCGGTAATTC
This window harbors:
- a CDS encoding nitronate monooxygenase — translated: NYREANKRALSKELRRARDLSDGVIGVNIMLALSDYDDLVKVAVDEGADLLFLGAGLLLKLPKTLSLERLQQARTKIVPIVSSGRAARIIFQHWAKRYQHVPDAVVVEGPLAGGHLGFKKEEIDDPNYALEKLVPAVIETIEPFAQQFGKEIPVIAAGGIFTGADIARFMRLGAQGVQMATRFVATYECDASPAFKEMYLKCRKDDLVIIDSPVGLPGRAIRNDFLDDVARGIKKPFECPWKCLKTCDYRTSPYCIARALTNAKKGKLSDGFAFAGANAYRVEKITSVHELIDSLLDEYEKAMMT